A stretch of Pseudoprevotella muciniphila DNA encodes these proteins:
- the ykgO gene encoding type B 50S ribosomal protein L36 has translation MKTRASLKKRSADCKIVRRKGRLYVINKKNPKMKTRQG, from the coding sequence ATGAAGACAAGAGCATCTTTGAAGAAGCGTAGTGCCGACTGCAAGATTGTACGTCGCAAGGGACGCTTATATGTAATCAACAAGAAAAACCCCAAGATGAAGACACGTCAGGGGTAA
- the rpsM gene encoding 30S ribosomal protein S13, whose translation MAIRIVGVDLPQNKRGEIALTYIFGIGRSSAAKILDKAGVDRGIKVQDWTDEQAGRIRSVIGEEFKVEGDLRSEIQMNIKRLMDIGCYRGVRHRNGLPVRGQSTKNNARTRKGKKKTVANKKKATK comes from the coding sequence ATGGCAATAAGAATTGTTGGTGTCGATTTACCTCAGAATAAACGAGGCGAAATCGCGTTGACCTATATTTTTGGAATAGGTCGCAGTAGCGCAGCCAAAATCCTGGATAAGGCTGGCGTGGACAGAGGCATCAAGGTGCAGGATTGGACCGACGAACAGGCAGGTCGCATCCGCTCTGTCATCGGTGAAGAGTTCAAGGTTGAAGGTGACCTGCGCTCTGAAATACAGATGAACATCAAGCGATTGATGGACATCGGTTGCTATCGTGGTGTACGTCATCGTAACGGACTTCCGGTACGCGGACAAAGCACAAAGAATAATGCCCGCACACGTAAGGGTAAGAAAAAAACTGTTGCTAACAAGAAAAAGGCTACTAAATAA